In a genomic window of Leisingera caerulea DSM 24564:
- a CDS encoding alcohol dehydrogenase catalytic domain-containing protein produces MTLPETMKAMVLTGHGDLDKYEEHEDGPVPQPDPMEVLIKAGACGLNNTGVNTRSGWYSKTVEHAATGGALEEAGAEDPAGGGRPLVFPRIQGADAVGEVVAAGKGADPALIGKRVMAGGWVRDWDGPVNKEKAGYFGSECDGGFAEYTKAGMHGVAELGPDLILPRAPENLRDALGDESVTVVADAVGGPPMAQADRRAETRRTLYLLNRDRRADGGAGPAQALSARPDVHRLHRDAASHLHRCGVLHRERGDQTSVGGGLPAGATGGSASRFHCHEAHRQHHRRPVTLPEVFLP; encoded by the coding sequence ATGACCCTCCCCGAAACCATGAAGGCGATGGTTCTGACCGGCCACGGCGATCTGGACAAATACGAAGAGCACGAGGACGGGCCGGTGCCGCAACCCGATCCGATGGAGGTGCTGATCAAGGCCGGCGCCTGCGGGTTGAACAACACCGGTGTGAACACCCGCTCCGGCTGGTATTCAAAGACCGTCGAGCACGCCGCAACCGGCGGCGCCCTTGAAGAAGCGGGCGCGGAAGACCCGGCCGGGGGCGGCCGCCCCCTCGTCTTCCCGCGGATTCAGGGTGCCGATGCCGTGGGCGAAGTTGTGGCTGCTGGCAAAGGCGCCGATCCTGCGCTTATAGGCAAGCGTGTCATGGCGGGCGGCTGGGTCCGCGACTGGGACGGCCCTGTAAACAAGGAAAAGGCCGGTTATTTCGGCTCCGAATGCGATGGCGGCTTTGCTGAATACACCAAGGCCGGCATGCACGGGGTGGCGGAGCTTGGTCCCGACCTGATCCTGCCGCGCGCACCGGAGAATCTGCGAGACGCACTTGGCGATGAGTCGGTGACCGTGGTGGCGGATGCGGTGGGCGGCCCCCCAATGGCCCAAGCTGATCGCCGTGCTGAAACGCGGCGGACGCTATACCTGCTCAACCGTGACCGCCGGGCCGATGGTGGAGCTGGACCGGCGCAAGCTCTATCTGCGCGACCTGACGTTCACCGGCTCCACCGGGACGCCGCATCGCACCTTCACCGGTGTGGTGTACTGCATCGAGAACGGGGAGATCAGACCAGCGTCGGCGGCGGTTTGCCCGCTGGAGCAACTGGAGGAAGCGCAAGCCGCTTTCATTGCCACGAAGCACACAGGCAACATCACCGTCGTCCCGTGACGCTCCCTGAGGTTTTCTTGCCATGA
- a CDS encoding dimethylsulfonioproprionate lyase family protein, whose protein sequence is MTPAEQSLAFARAYHQLTLLIAATPPLIQFAGWPMALPAEKPAPRKIPAADLLKSWADGHTGVTLSLRDAVRGITDYADWQQTYTEEEVGAEFLSRYGYLELVGPSGHFQSNEVRAYVAYWGENLYYPWHQHEAEELYYIIAGEALFEAEGMPPQTLRAGDTRLHTSNQPHAMTTAGSPVLALVLWRGAGLTGLPRMSAEP, encoded by the coding sequence ATGACCCCTGCTGAACAATCTCTCGCCTTCGCCCGCGCCTACCATCAGCTGACTCTGCTGATCGCCGCCACCCCGCCGCTGATACAATTTGCCGGCTGGCCGATGGCGCTGCCCGCGGAAAAGCCGGCCCCCCGCAAGATACCCGCTGCCGATCTCCTGAAGTCCTGGGCTGACGGCCATACCGGCGTCACGCTCAGCCTGCGTGATGCAGTCCGCGGCATTACCGACTATGCCGACTGGCAGCAGACGTACACAGAGGAGGAAGTTGGTGCCGAATTCCTGTCGCGCTACGGCTACTTAGAGCTGGTCGGCCCATCCGGCCATTTCCAATCGAACGAGGTCCGCGCCTACGTCGCGTACTGGGGAGAGAACCTATATTACCCCTGGCATCAGCACGAAGCTGAGGAGCTTTATTACATTATCGCCGGCGAGGCTCTGTTTGAGGCCGAGGGCATGCCGCCGCAAACCCTGCGCGCCGGGGACACCCGCCTGCATACATCGAACCAGCCCCATGCCATGACCACCGCCGGCAGCCCGGTTCTGGCCCTTGTGCTTTGGCGCGGCGCAGGGCTGACCGGCCTTCCCCGGATGAGTGCTGAACCATGA
- a CDS encoding mandelate racemase/muconate lactonizing enzyme family protein: MKITRISLWHVPLTSHTAYHMAEGKTCSTVESVVLALDTDAGLTGWGEVCPIPHYLPAYARGVAPAVEEMAPMLLGADPVGPEAVMAKLDHWLQGHAYAKSAIDIALWDLTAQAANLPLHALLGGQRQADMPLYHSITCVAPEEMARIARDAQETGITQFQVKLGADRDWQADVARLRMVRGAVGDGPLVYGDWNCGATSLDASRVGRAVADLDIMLEQPCATIAECARVRAACGLPMKLDENAHDTASLLAGHAAGVMDAVAIKLSKFGGLSASRRARDLCLHLGARMCIEDTWGSDITTAALLHLGASTDPLRVLNVCDLAHYVSPRLAPGGPDRKNGRIAPPEGPGLGVRPDREALGAPASVIV, encoded by the coding sequence ATGAAGATCACCCGGATTTCCCTGTGGCACGTGCCGCTGACCAGCCACACCGCCTATCACATGGCCGAGGGCAAGACCTGCAGCACGGTTGAAAGCGTTGTGCTGGCGCTGGACACCGATGCCGGGCTCACCGGCTGGGGCGAGGTCTGCCCGATCCCGCATTATCTGCCCGCCTATGCCCGCGGCGTGGCGCCTGCGGTCGAGGAGATGGCGCCCATGCTGCTGGGGGCCGATCCAGTGGGGCCGGAGGCGGTGATGGCCAAGCTCGACCACTGGCTGCAAGGGCACGCTTATGCCAAGTCCGCCATCGACATCGCCTTGTGGGACCTGACCGCACAGGCGGCGAACCTGCCGCTGCATGCATTGTTGGGCGGCCAGAGGCAGGCGGATATGCCGCTTTACCACTCGATCACCTGCGTCGCGCCGGAGGAGATGGCGCGCATTGCCCGTGACGCGCAGGAGACTGGCATCACCCAGTTTCAGGTAAAACTGGGTGCGGACCGCGACTGGCAGGCCGATGTTGCGCGGCTGCGGATGGTGCGGGGGGCGGTCGGGGACGGTCCGCTGGTCTATGGCGACTGGAACTGCGGTGCGACTTCGCTGGATGCCTCGCGCGTGGGCCGGGCCGTGGCGGATCTGGACATCATGCTGGAACAGCCCTGCGCCACCATCGCGGAGTGCGCCCGGGTGCGGGCGGCCTGCGGGCTGCCGATGAAACTGGATGAGAACGCGCATGACACGGCATCGCTGCTGGCGGGCCATGCGGCGGGCGTGATGGACGCGGTGGCCATCAAACTGTCGAAATTCGGCGGCTTGTCGGCCTCACGCCGGGCGCGCGATTTGTGCCTGCATCTGGGGGCCAGGATGTGCATCGAAGACACTTGGGGCTCTGACATCACAACCGCGGCGCTGCTGCATCTGGGCGCATCAACCGACCCGCTGCGCGTGCTCAATGTTTGCGATCTCGCCCATTACGTCAGCCCGAGGCTGGCGCCGGGTGGACCGGACAGAAAAAACGGCCGTATCGCGCCGCCCGAAGGCCCGGGGCTTGGCGTCCGGCCTGACCGGGAGGCCCTGGGGGCTCCCGCATCTGTGATCGTGTGA
- a CDS encoding aspartate aminotransferase family protein encodes MEKILTQAEWIERARAVLPAGGFGNFDPGIVIREGKGSRVWDEDGKEYIDYLIGSGPMMLGHGHPEVMEAVLEQLPKGMTFFASNARGIELAEEICRAVPCGEQLRYVSTGGEADMYAIRLARAFTGRTKIVKFEGGYHGMSAEAQMSLAPAKRVNFPQAVPDSAGIPPSVAAEVLVAPFNDFEYIKQLMAEHGNEIAAIIAEPLQRIVPPLPGFLELLREQTQKHGSLLIFDEVVTGFRFSYGGAQELYGVTPDLATLGKVIGGGFPLAAIAGRADVMRHFDKAQVGAEGWLMQLGTLSGNPVAAVAGLKTMEVLRREGAYDQLNSTGKRLMQATSAALEEAGVPFQIVGEPALFEVVFTGAKVRDYRDTQAGDADRTRRYNAVLREEGIFKSPGKTYPSLALTEEDLQQTEAAIRKAAMALD; translated from the coding sequence ATGGAAAAGATCCTCACCCAAGCTGAATGGATTGAACGCGCCCGCGCGGTGCTGCCTGCGGGCGGCTTTGGCAACTTTGATCCCGGTATTGTCATCCGCGAGGGCAAGGGCTCGCGCGTGTGGGACGAAGACGGCAAGGAATATATTGATTACCTGATCGGCTCCGGCCCGATGATGCTGGGCCACGGCCATCCTGAGGTGATGGAGGCGGTGCTGGAGCAACTGCCCAAGGGCATGACCTTCTTTGCCAGCAACGCCCGCGGGATTGAGCTGGCCGAGGAGATCTGCCGCGCTGTACCGTGCGGCGAGCAGCTGCGATATGTCTCTACCGGTGGCGAAGCGGACATGTATGCGATCCGGCTGGCGCGGGCGTTCACCGGCCGCACTAAGATCGTGAAGTTCGAGGGCGGCTATCACGGCATGTCGGCGGAGGCGCAGATGAGCCTGGCGCCCGCCAAGCGGGTTAACTTCCCGCAGGCGGTGCCGGACAGCGCAGGCATTCCGCCGTCGGTGGCGGCCGAGGTGCTGGTCGCGCCGTTCAACGACTTTGAGTACATCAAGCAGCTGATGGCAGAGCATGGGAATGAAATCGCAGCCATCATTGCCGAGCCGCTGCAGCGCATCGTGCCGCCGCTGCCGGGCTTCCTTGAGCTGTTGCGTGAACAGACGCAGAAACATGGCAGCCTGCTGATCTTTGACGAGGTGGTGACGGGCTTCCGTTTTTCCTATGGCGGCGCGCAGGAGCTGTATGGCGTGACCCCGGACCTGGCGACCCTGGGCAAGGTTATCGGCGGCGGCTTCCCTCTGGCGGCCATCGCGGGGCGCGCCGACGTCATGCGGCATTTCGACAAGGCACAGGTCGGGGCTGAGGGCTGGCTGATGCAGCTGGGCACGCTGTCAGGCAACCCGGTGGCCGCCGTCGCGGGCCTCAAAACAATGGAGGTGCTGCGCCGCGAGGGCGCTTATGACCAGCTCAACAGCACCGGCAAGCGGCTGATGCAGGCGACCAGTGCAGCACTGGAAGAAGCCGGAGTGCCGTTCCAGATCGTCGGCGAGCCGGCGCTGTTCGAAGTCGTGTTCACCGGCGCCAAGGTGCGGGACTACCGGGACACCCAGGCGGGCGATGCGGACCGCACCAGACGTTATAATGCGGTGCTGCGCGAGGAAGGCATCTTCAAATCGCCGGGCAAAACCTACCCGAGCCTGGCGCTGACGGAAGAGGACCTGCAGCAGACCGAGGCGGCAATCCGCAAGGCTGCGATGGCGCTGGACTGA
- a CDS encoding RidA family protein, producing the protein MSEITRSHTGQRMSQIVTHGDTIYLAGQVGTAGASVEQQTKDCLAKIDALLAEAGSGKTRILQTVIWLADMKDFAEMNAVWDAWVPEGHAPARACGEAKLAREDLLVEFIVTAAKA; encoded by the coding sequence ATGTCCGAGATTACCCGCAGCCACACCGGCCAGCGCATGAGCCAGATCGTCACCCACGGCGATACCATCTACCTGGCCGGCCAGGTCGGCACCGCCGGTGCAAGTGTTGAACAGCAGACCAAGGACTGCCTCGCAAAAATCGACGCGCTGCTGGCCGAGGCGGGCAGCGGTAAGACCCGCATCCTGCAAACAGTGATCTGGCTTGCCGACATGAAAGACTTTGCCGAGATGAACGCGGTCTGGGACGCTTGGGTGCCCGAAGGCCACGCCCCGGCACGCGCCTGCGGCGAGGCCAAGCTGGCGCGCGAGGATCTGCTGGTCGAATTCATCGTCACCGCTGCCAAGGCCTGA
- a CDS encoding MurR/RpiR family transcriptional regulator, translated as MSKPPATVRELIRENYSSLTQSERKFANLLLENYPAAGLASITIVAANAEVSTPTVARMVQKLGFKGYPQFHQALLKELEAKVSGPTKRRDNWASEAPEGHLLNRFSQAVTDNLQQTFSNIDSAQFDAAVHQLANTEGRLYVVGGRITRALADYAFTHFQAIRQRVTHMTSSSATWPHYVLDMVEGDTLLMFDVRRYETNLQRLAELASERGVKIVLITDQWASPIASVAEHTFNCWVEIPSAWDSNIATMMLLEAMIAATQEESWDKTKDRYDRLDELFDMTRLFRKFS; from the coding sequence TTGTCCAAACCGCCAGCCACCGTTCGCGAGCTGATCCGCGAGAATTATTCCTCGCTCACCCAATCCGAGCGCAAGTTCGCGAATTTGCTGCTGGAGAACTATCCTGCGGCGGGTTTGGCGTCGATAACCATCGTGGCCGCCAATGCCGAGGTGTCCACGCCGACGGTGGCCCGGATGGTGCAGAAATTGGGCTTCAAGGGCTATCCGCAGTTCCATCAGGCGCTGCTGAAAGAGCTGGAGGCCAAGGTCTCCGGCCCCACCAAACGGCGCGACAACTGGGCGTCCGAGGCACCCGAGGGGCACCTGCTGAACAGATTTTCTCAGGCCGTCACCGACAACCTGCAGCAGACCTTTTCCAACATCGACTCAGCCCAGTTCGACGCCGCCGTGCATCAGCTTGCCAACACCGAGGGGCGGCTTTACGTGGTCGGCGGCCGCATCACCCGGGCGCTGGCGGATTACGCCTTTACCCACTTTCAGGCGATCCGGCAGCGGGTCACCCATATGACGTCCTCCTCCGCCACCTGGCCGCATTACGTTCTGGACATGGTGGAGGGCGACACGCTCCTGATGTTCGATGTGCGCCGCTATGAAACCAACCTGCAGCGGCTGGCGGAACTGGCCTCTGAGCGCGGGGTGAAGATCGTCCTGATCACCGACCAATGGGCGAGCCCCATTGCCTCGGTCGCCGAACACACCTTCAACTGCTGGGTCGAAATTCCCTCCGCCTGGGACTCCAACATCGCCACCATGATGCTGCTGGAGGCGATGATCGCCGCCACCCAGGAGGAAAGCTGGGACAAGACCAAGGACCGCTACGACCGCCTGGATGAGCTGTTCGATATGACCCGGCTGTTTCGCAAGTTTTCCTGA
- a CDS encoding N-formylglutamate amidohydrolase, with translation MRESDSHALGEAVEVVNREGASPVLLLCEHASSNIPARYNGLGLRGEDRLSHAAWDPGARAVALYMAKVLDAPLVASTVSRLVYDCNRPPEAASAMPEKSELVAVPGNFGLSDAERQERVDTVYVPFCKTVTEVIEARKAAGLETVLVTMHSFTPVYFGKPRDVEIGILHDDDSRLADAMLAAAPALPHRLVERNEPYGPADGVTHSLKLHGLAHGLANVMIEIRNDLVATPDQEEAMAEEMLKLLRPALAALTAEGGPDA, from the coding sequence ATGCGAGAGAGCGATTCTCACGCTTTGGGGGAAGCAGTGGAGGTGGTGAACCGCGAGGGCGCCAGCCCGGTGCTGCTGCTGTGCGAGCATGCCTCCAGCAATATTCCTGCCCGCTATAACGGGCTGGGGCTGCGCGGCGAGGACCGGCTGAGCCATGCGGCCTGGGATCCGGGTGCGCGGGCGGTGGCCCTGTATATGGCCAAAGTGCTGGATGCGCCACTGGTGGCGAGCACGGTGTCGCGGCTGGTTTACGACTGCAACCGCCCGCCCGAGGCTGCCAGCGCCATGCCGGAGAAATCCGAACTGGTCGCGGTGCCGGGCAATTTCGGGCTGAGTGACGCGGAGCGCCAGGAACGCGTGGACACGGTCTATGTGCCGTTCTGCAAGACCGTCACGGAAGTGATCGAGGCACGCAAGGCTGCTGGCCTAGAAACAGTCCTGGTCACCATGCACAGTTTCACTCCGGTCTATTTCGGCAAGCCGCGGGACGTCGAAATCGGCATCCTGCACGATGATGACAGCCGCTTGGCGGACGCGATGCTGGCAGCGGCCCCTGCCCTGCCGCACCGCCTGGTGGAACGCAATGAGCCCTATGGACCGGCAGACGGCGTCACCCATTCGCTTAAGTTGCACGGGCTGGCGCACGGGCTGGCCAATGTGATGATCGAAATCCGCAACGACCTGGTGGCGACGCCGGATCAAGAAGAGGCCATGGCAGAAGAAATGCTGAAATTGCTGCGCCCTGCCCTGGCCGCGCTGACGGCTGAGGGAGGGCCTGATGCCTAG